The following are from one region of the Stigmatella ashevillena genome:
- a CDS encoding SDR family NAD(P)-dependent oxidoreductase, whose product MTTAQFPIGSPFGAASTAQDILKGVNLSGKTAIVTGGYSGIGLEAARVLASAGVKVVVPARNIEKAKQTLADHPEILIEPMDLMDPTSVDAFAERFLAANKKLDILINNAGSMASPLARDARGNESQFSTNVLGHFQLTCRLWSALVAARGARVIALSSANHRIKVADFLHDPNFEHGEYDSWKAYANTKAANVLFAVALDSIGQRHGVRAFSVHPGGIFDTGLLRHTDVSLAIAAGMADKDGNAIIDPEKGWKTREQGAATMVWAATSTLLEGKGGVYCSDCEVGTQLAEDEGPLSTTGVTPGVKDSVNSGRLWQLCEQLTGARLD is encoded by the coding sequence ATGACCACCGCACAATTTCCCATCGGTTCCCCCTTCGGGGCGGCCAGTACGGCCCAAGACATCCTCAAGGGCGTGAACTTAAGCGGCAAGACGGCCATCGTGACGGGTGGCTACTCCGGCATCGGGCTGGAAGCCGCCCGCGTGCTCGCCTCTGCTGGCGTCAAGGTCGTCGTGCCGGCGCGCAACATCGAGAAGGCCAAACAGACCCTTGCCGACCATCCCGAGATCCTCATCGAGCCCATGGACCTGATGGATCCCACGTCCGTTGATGCCTTCGCCGAGCGATTTCTTGCTGCCAACAAGAAGCTCGACATCTTGATCAACAACGCCGGCAGCATGGCCTCGCCGCTTGCTCGCGACGCCCGGGGTAATGAGAGTCAGTTTTCCACGAACGTGCTGGGCCATTTCCAGCTCACCTGCCGCCTCTGGTCGGCCCTGGTCGCCGCCCGAGGCGCCCGCGTAATCGCGTTGAGTTCTGCAAACCACCGCATCAAGGTCGCCGATTTCCTCCACGACCCGAATTTCGAGCACGGCGAATACGACTCCTGGAAGGCGTACGCCAATACCAAGGCGGCCAATGTGCTGTTCGCCGTCGCTCTCGACAGCATCGGCCAGCGTCATGGCGTCCGGGCCTTTTCGGTTCATCCGGGTGGCATTTTCGACACCGGCCTATTGCGGCACACGGACGTGTCGCTCGCCATTGCCGCCGGCATGGCCGACAAGGACGGGAACGCGATCATCGACCCTGAGAAGGGCTGGAAGACGCGTGAGCAAGGTGCGGCCACGATGGTCTGGGCCGCGACCAGCACCTTGCTCGAAGGCAAGGGCGGAGTCTACTGCTCCGATTGCGAGGTCGGCACTCAGCTGGCCGAGGACGAGGGGCCGCTCAGCACGACAGGCGTGACGCCTGGCGTGAAGGATTCCGTCAACTCCGGTCGGTTGTGGCAGCTCTGCGAGCAACTGACGGGTGCTCGCCTGGATTAG
- a CDS encoding glutathione S-transferase family protein — MLTLYGFGCVNSKVVGVTRDLRVLWTLEELGVPYRVHGVDHPAGELRSEGYRRLNPFSQVPVLEDEGFVLTESGAILLYLAEKTGRLIPADLQGRAQVTRWCFAALNSVEPPLFQILMIDLLGAADPTGAQRRPELVKYAGRVLSALEDWLGDRPYLAGEAFTVADILMVTVLREVRNAGVLDGFPQVSAYRERCEERPAWRRTLEAYEQRLGAPVGSAR; from the coding sequence ATGCTCACGCTCTACGGTTTCGGCTGCGTCAACTCGAAGGTAGTGGGGGTCACGCGCGATCTGCGTGTTCTGTGGACGCTTGAGGAGCTCGGCGTGCCCTATCGGGTGCACGGCGTGGATCATCCTGCGGGGGAACTCCGGAGCGAGGGGTACCGGCGGCTGAACCCCTTCTCCCAGGTGCCGGTGCTCGAGGACGAGGGCTTCGTGCTCACCGAGTCGGGTGCGATCCTACTGTACCTGGCGGAGAAGACGGGCAGGTTGATTCCTGCGGATCTCCAAGGCCGCGCCCAGGTGACGCGCTGGTGCTTCGCCGCGCTCAACAGCGTAGAGCCCCCGCTGTTCCAAATTCTGATGATCGACCTGCTCGGCGCCGCGGATCCCACCGGCGCGCAGCGGCGTCCCGAACTGGTCAAGTATGCCGGGCGCGTGCTGAGCGCGCTGGAGGACTGGCTGGGGGACCGTCCGTATCTCGCCGGCGAGGCGTTCACCGTGGCGGACATCCTGATGGTTACGGTACTGCGTGAGGTACGCAACGCGGGCGTGCTGGATGGATTCCCGCAGGTCTCCGCCTATCGCGAGCGCTGTGAGGAACGGCCTGCCTGGCGGCGGACGCTGGAGGCCTATGAGCAGCGTCTAGGGGCCCCGGTGGGCAGCGCGCGCTAG
- a CDS encoding TetR/AcrR family transcriptional regulator — MPATMTDDEAAARWCFLNFGFAKTAFEDIAKRANLSRTLLYRIFKDKEDIYRAVFVDWLVSRHPAANQTAKGPGSAYERLLRVCRLVVLEP, encoded by the coding sequence ATGCCAGCGACGATGACAGATGACGAGGCCGCCGCGCGGTGGTGCTTCCTCAACTTCGGCTTCGCGAAGACGGCCTTCGAGGATATTGCCAAGCGCGCGAACCTCTCCCGCACGCTGCTCTACCGGATCTTCAAGGACAAAGAGGACATCTACCGGGCCGTCTTCGTGGACTGGCTGGTTTCTCGGCACCCTGCCGCGAATCAGACGGCGAAGGGGCCGGGCAGCGCCTATGAGCGTCTGCTCCGCGTGTGTCGTCTAGTGGTGCTGGAGCCCTGA
- a CDS encoding glutathione S-transferase family protein, producing MTITITAFERSPDRGKGLARDMRVRWALEEVGQPYDVRLLSFDAMKEPAHKALHPFGQIPTYEEGDLALFESGAIVLHIAERHGGLLPEDANGRARAIAWMFAALNTVEPPIFDRSLVMILERDQPWYEHRLRALDDIIRKRLDDLSARLGGADWLDGAFSAADILMVTVLRRLQGSGILEAYPNLAAYIARAEARPAYKRAFAAQLAVFNGAPPTG from the coding sequence ATGACCATCACGATCACCGCCTTTGAACGCTCGCCTGATCGCGGCAAGGGACTGGCGCGGGACATGCGGGTGCGCTGGGCGCTGGAAGAGGTGGGACAGCCCTACGACGTCCGTCTGCTGTCGTTCGATGCGATGAAGGAGCCCGCGCACAAGGCGCTGCATCCGTTCGGTCAGATCCCGACCTATGAGGAGGGCGATCTCGCCCTGTTCGAGTCCGGCGCGATTGTCCTCCACATCGCGGAGCGCCATGGCGGCCTGCTCCCGGAAGATGCGAATGGCCGCGCGCGCGCGATCGCGTGGATGTTCGCGGCGCTCAACACGGTCGAGCCGCCGATCTTCGACCGCAGTCTGGTGATGATTCTCGAGCGCGACCAGCCCTGGTACGAGCATCGCCTGCGCGCGCTGGACGACATCATCCGGAAACGGCTGGACGATCTCTCCGCTCGCCTCGGCGGAGCCGACTGGCTCGACGGCGCCTTCAGCGCGGCCGACATTCTCATGGTGACGGTTCTGCGCAGGCTGCAGGGGTCGGGCATTCTCGAGGCGTATCCGAACCTCGCCGCCTATATCGCCCGCGCCGAAGCGCGACCGGCCTACAAACGTGCGTTCGCTGCGCAACTAGCGGTGTTTAACGGCGCCCCGCCGACCGGGTGA
- a CDS encoding class I SAM-dependent methyltransferase: protein MSEEHALVCETSGHPVGARWGIFDFSPPGSPHAFGPWVTRLYDTLLVRWHQPRLFGVSYRELVEFHVQAMGLARGGTILDVPCGSGLFSIGAAAQAGVRHYLGVDISLPMLQVARKRCTRYGLEPTLTRAELCALPLAAESVDVVICSLGLQFIERREEALREMRRVLRPGGWLLGVAPALGLHPRYDRRHARRARKDFPVAPAELGAELELARFVLDEPLRTQGALVFWKAQAFQAGACSSRSERTAARRGE from the coding sequence GTGTCGGAGGAGCACGCGCTGGTGTGCGAAACGAGCGGGCATCCCGTTGGGGCGCGCTGGGGGATCTTCGACTTCTCACCCCCTGGCTCACCTCATGCTTTTGGCCCCTGGGTGACGCGGCTGTACGACACGCTCCTGGTGAGGTGGCACCAGCCCCGGCTCTTTGGAGTGAGCTACCGGGAGCTCGTGGAGTTTCACGTGCAAGCCATGGGACTGGCCCGAGGCGGCACGATCCTCGATGTGCCCTGCGGCTCGGGGCTCTTCTCCATCGGTGCAGCCGCGCAAGCGGGTGTACGGCACTACCTGGGTGTGGATATCTCGCTGCCCATGCTGCAGGTGGCAAGAAAGCGCTGCACGCGTTACGGCCTGGAGCCCACCCTGACACGGGCCGAACTGTGCGCGCTTCCGCTCGCTGCGGAATCCGTGGACGTGGTGATCTGCAGCCTGGGGTTACAGTTCATTGAGCGGCGGGAAGAGGCTCTCCGGGAGATGCGGCGCGTGCTGCGGCCCGGAGGGTGGCTGCTCGGCGTGGCCCCGGCGCTCGGCCTCCACCCTCGCTATGATCGGCGACACGCGCGCCGCGCGCGCAAGGACTTTCCTGTGGCGCCTGCCGAGCTGGGCGCAGAGCTCGAACTCGCCAGGTTCGTGCTGGATGAGCCCCTGCGCACCCAGGGGGCGCTGGTCTTCTGGAAGGCGCAAGCCTTTCAGGCGGGCGCATGCTCAAGCCGGTCCGAGAGGACGGCGGCACGACGGGGTGAGTGA